In Nitrosarchaeum sp., the genomic stretch ATTTGCAATTTCACTTGTCTCAATTGAGGCAAGTATGGTACCACCATTTTTGGATGGAAGATGATCAGAGTGTGCATGGGATACAAAATTTACTCCCATTGAATCAGTTTTTTTAGGATCCAAACGAACGCGTTTACCTTCAGTCTCACATAGTATTCCATTTTTGGTCATTCGAATACGAGGAGACAATGTCAAACAAAATAATTGGATTTGATATAAATTGCAGGTTTGATCTACTATTGACTAGTTGCTAAATCTAGGAATTTTAATTTCAGGACGCGGGAGCAACATGGAATCCATTCTAAAAGCAATTAAACATAAAAAAATTCCAATTAATCCAGCTATTATTATATCAAACAAACCTGATGCAAAAGGCTTGAAAATTGCACAAAAAATGGGCATAAAAACAGAAGTAATTGAAAGTAAAAATTTCAAAGGTAGTAGATTAGATTATGATAAAAAAATAATATCAACTCTAGAAAAACATGGCGTTACACCAAAAAATGGGTTGATTTGTTTAGCTGGATTTATGAGAATAATTAGTCCGGAGTTTGTTAAAAAATATAAAAATAGAATAATCAACATCCACCCAGCTTTACTTCCAGCTTTTCCAGGATTAAATGCTCAAAAACAGGCAATTGATAACGGTGCAAAATATTCAGGATGTACTGTACATTTTGTTGATTCTGGGGTAGATACAGGACCAATAATTTTACAACTAGTAGTCAAAGTAAAAAACAACGATACAGAAAAAACATTATCAAAGAGGATTTTAGCAAAAGAGCATAAAGCATACCCTGAAGCTGTAAGGTTATTTGCTGAAAATAGGAT encodes the following:
- the purN gene encoding phosphoribosylglycinamide formyltransferase produces the protein MLNLGILISGRGSNMESILKAIKHKKIPINPAIIISNKPDAKGLKIAQKMGIKTEVIESKNFKGSRLDYDKKIISTLEKHGVTPKNGLICLAGFMRIISPEFVKKYKNRIINIHPALLPAFPGLNAQKQAIDNGAKYSGCTVHFVDSGVDTGPIILQLVVKVKNNDTEKTLSKRILAKEHKAYPEAVRLFAENRIKIVGRKTIIS